A region from the Inhella inkyongensis genome encodes:
- the murI gene encoding glutamate racemase: MQASVGVWDSGVGGLTVLAALREALPWVGLNYVADSAHAPIGERSHDFIIERSLALTQHLVDKGARLVVIACNTATAVAAQRVREAFPGLPIVGIEPGVKPAASASRNGRVGVLATTATVNSPRFAALIERHAAGAQVTAVACSGVVKHIEEGDLDSPALRELVARYCAPLKAAGVDTALLGCTHYPLIRPLWQAELGPGVQLLQVEGAVAQQAVRLWPLESQITGTPKGAITLATTGDPEVLAMLARKGLGWEGFTLQRCTV, translated from the coding sequence GTGCAAGCATCAGTGGGGGTCTGGGATTCCGGCGTGGGCGGGTTGACCGTGTTGGCCGCTTTGCGTGAGGCCCTGCCATGGGTGGGCCTGAACTATGTGGCCGACAGCGCCCACGCGCCCATTGGCGAACGTAGCCATGACTTCATCATCGAGCGCAGCCTTGCCCTGACCCAGCATCTGGTGGACAAAGGCGCTCGATTGGTTGTTATCGCCTGCAACACGGCGACCGCCGTGGCCGCGCAAAGGGTGCGCGAGGCCTTTCCCGGGCTGCCCATCGTGGGCATAGAACCTGGGGTGAAGCCCGCCGCCAGCGCGAGCCGCAATGGCCGTGTCGGCGTTTTAGCCACCACTGCCACGGTGAACAGTCCGCGCTTTGCAGCCTTGATCGAACGCCACGCGGCCGGCGCACAAGTCACCGCAGTGGCCTGTTCAGGTGTGGTCAAACACATCGAAGAGGGCGATCTGGACAGCCCTGCCCTGCGCGAATTGGTGGCTCGTTATTGCGCGCCTCTCAAGGCGGCAGGGGTGGACACTGCTTTGCTTGGCTGCACCCATTACCCGCTCATCCGCCCGCTTTGGCAGGCGGAGTTGGGGCCTGGCGTACAGCTCTTGCAAGTGGAGGGTGCGGTGGCCCAGCAGGCGGTACGACTGTGGCCGCTGGAATCGCAGATAACGGGCACGCCCAAAGGGGCGATCACGCTGGCAACGACCGGCGACCCGGAGGTGCTGGCCATGCTTGCCCGCAAGGGCCTGGGTTGGGAGGGCTTCACCCTGCAACGCTGCACGGTCTGA
- a CDS encoding electron transfer flavoprotein subunit beta/FixA family protein, with protein sequence MKVLVPVKRVVDYNVKVRVKADGSGVDIANVKMSMNPFDEIAVEEAVRLKEKGVVTEIVAVSCGVTQCQETLRTAMAIGADRAILVETDAELQPLAVAKLLKALVDKEAPQLVILGKQAIDDDCNQTGQMLAALTGMPQGTFASKVEAVDGGVNVTREVDGGLETVKLALPAVITTDLRLNEPRYVTLPNIMKAKKKPLDIVKPADLGVDVTPRIKTLKVAEPAKRSAGIKVPDVATLVSKLKNEAKVI encoded by the coding sequence ATGAAAGTACTGGTGCCCGTCAAGCGGGTGGTGGACTACAACGTCAAAGTGCGCGTCAAGGCCGATGGCTCGGGCGTGGACATTGCCAACGTCAAGATGTCGATGAACCCCTTCGACGAAATTGCCGTCGAAGAGGCCGTGCGCCTGAAGGAAAAGGGCGTCGTGACCGAGATCGTCGCGGTGTCCTGCGGCGTCACGCAGTGCCAGGAAACCCTGCGCACCGCGATGGCCATTGGGGCTGATCGCGCCATCCTGGTCGAGACCGATGCCGAATTGCAGCCCCTGGCCGTGGCCAAGCTGCTCAAGGCTTTGGTGGACAAGGAAGCACCGCAGCTCGTTATCCTGGGCAAGCAAGCCATCGACGACGATTGCAACCAGACCGGCCAGATGCTGGCCGCGCTGACCGGCATGCCGCAGGGCACCTTCGCCTCCAAGGTCGAAGCGGTGGACGGCGGCGTGAACGTGACCCGCGAAGTGGACGGTGGACTGGAGACGGTGAAGCTGGCCCTGCCGGCCGTGATCACCACCGACCTGCGCCTGAATGAGCCGCGCTATGTGACGCTGCCCAACATCATGAAGGCCAAGAAGAAGCCGCTGGACATCGTCAAGCCGGCCGATCTGGGCGTGGATGTGACGCCGCGCATCAAGACCCTCAAGGTGGCCGAGCCCGCCAAGCGCAGCGCTGGCATCAAGGTGCCCGATGTGGCCACGCTGGTGAGCAAGCTCAAGAACG